Within Anopheles nili chromosome 3, idAnoNiliSN_F5_01, whole genome shotgun sequence, the genomic segment TGTGCCCGGAGTCTGCACAAATCCTACCCCAATCCCAATGCCGCGGTGAGTTTCCGCTGAGAAGAAAATGGATCGCAATAAATTGTCCTCCGCCAGAAAGCCCCCATCCCAGTGTGGGTTACACGCGCACACAACGGGTGACAGTTTCATGACTATTGCAACACTCGAGTGTTCGTCGTGGCCGCGGGAAGACGTGCGAGTTTTCCCGGGCCCTCCCGATCCGACCCACCGCCATCAATCGTGCACGGGTGTGCCGCAACCTGGGACGACTTGTTCGGTGACGCCATTCGGTCATGAACCTCTTTGCTCGCGAACACACACCTATGGACGTGCCCGTGGCAGGTGTTTGCGTGCGAAGGACCGTATTAGCGGTAGTCAAAATTAAATGATCCTCATCAGCGAAAAAGGGTCCTTAGCGTGCGTGCGAGTAGTGGTGAAATTTCCCACCGTTCGAGCACAGCAAAAGGAAATTGTGGAATTGCGTTTTGAGCGCGCATAATTTCATGCGCGGTTTCGATGGAATTGGAGCTGTTTCGCTTTGTCTTTCTGCTTCATCTGCTAAAgctgtgccattttttttgcatatctcAAAATTAACCTCACTTTTGCTTGTTCGTCAAGGACATTCGCCACGTCACCCTTTTTCGGGGGTGAGAGGATTGTCACAAGCTCGTCTCCTTATTCGCCTTCGTTCGCGGAACACATACCACACGCATACGCGTATCGAAGATCGAGATCAagttcgaacaaaaaaaaagcccatccgGTGACAGCTTTAGCGGTCTAGTGCGGATATTATATTTCCTACCAGCTTCATTACCATTAAAGCGAACGAGGTGCGGAAAGTGGCCTCGGGGCGTACGTTCCCCGAGAGGAATATATGTGTCCGCTGGGAAGTGGAAATGGGACGCGAACCAACAATGCGAGCAATTTCACGCCAATAAATTCAGCGTATAAATAGACGTTTTAcgatgatgttgttgttgtttgtaatttgctttttgcttctctgcTTGCTTCACTGCTTTCTACGCGCCTATTCCCCAGCTGCAATGTGGTTGCTTTGAAGCTGAAATTATCAAAGTAGGCCTACCAGCATCTCCCTATCGCTCGCCACGTTGCTAACGACGGTTGCATGGGAGTGTTTTCCACATGTTTTCATCCACGTTGGGCCGGTCGCGGCTCGCGTACGCAAGCAAATATGCTGCAAAATCGCAAGAAATTGGGTTTCACACGGTGATTAACGCAAGTGGAGCTGGCCGTGGCGGGCCATTTTAAATTTAGACCTCCCGCCCCATTAGCCCTGCGCCAAGcgccttttggggtgggatgGGGCGATGAAAAATAACCCGACCCGGTCGGCGCAAAAgggcaaacaaacagcagAAAGAAGACCACAACAAACGCCAGACGCTAAATGTGCGTAAAATATGTGTGAGCCTGCCTGTTGCCTGTTTCCGATCCGTCTCCGTGGAGTCCGTACGTCAGCCGACAGTGAGGCGTGTGTTGGGCGCGCGTAATAAGGCCCCGGACTCGTTTGAGGAACTCTCGCGAGAGATGGTGGTGACTAacgaagtattttttttttttgcttttgggaGAAAACTGGCCACGACACGGCCGTCGAGTTAACAGGCCATTAAGACGCGCGAAGCGTTAAATTAAATAACCGAACTCTTGCGACTCGTACGCTGCTTTCTAGCACCTGCATGCAATTCCACTCGGGGAGATCTCCGCTCATGACTAATTCTTGCGGCTGGGAAAGGCTTATAATGGATTGCTTTAATCATCGGTGACTTATCAAAAGCGAGCATTTGTGGGGAAACGCATAACGCCGCCCATCTCTCGCTGTCTGCACAAATTAACCTAACAATCCGATAGGCATGATTCTCATGTTCCTCTATTCAATGTCTCCTCTATTGGATGATGTCCCCAAAATGATGTTAGTAGGACGTTGGGGTCCTATAACCAGCCAAACACAAACTCACACCCAATTGTCTTTCCCGTTTCAGGCACCACCAGCGCGTGGTACGAGAGCGTGACCTCCACCCGGCGATACCCGGAACATCCTGCAGCCCAACCTCAATGGACCGACCCATACTTCGATCTAAGCGTCTCGCGCAACGTCACCGTACGGGAAGGCGAAACCGCAATCCTCACctgccgggtggaaaaccagGCCCGGTACAGCATCTCCTGGGTGCGACATCACGACCTTCACATACTGGCCATCAACGGTGACACGTTTACCACCGACGAGCGGTTCCAGGCGCTGCACGACACGCAAACCAACGAGTGGACGTTGAAGATCACGCGGACGCGCCGGAAGGACACCGGCATCTACGAATGCCAGCTATCCACCATGCCCGTCAAGAGCCTGCAGCTGTATCTGATTGTGCTCGGTAAGCCAACCAACCCTCGGTGGGAGATCTAATGACAAATGGTCAATTGTAGGCCTCGGTTGGCAGAAACCACCGAATAGGGACGTCGTAAAATGCGTTTGCCATGGGTTGATTTACAGCGATTATCATTACCGAGCCGTGCTTTAgtggttttttattcaattaccaCCGATGCGGAACGAGTTTGGTGCGGTTTGATCGATGCGAAATCGATACCTAACGTTCGGGAACGGCTTTTGGGGCGTTGGGGAGGCATCATAAATACACTTGCCACTCGCACTAAATCACATGCAACCGACACACAATGCAATTTCATCCCCCTCAACAGAGGGTGTACACCCACTGGCTGGGTGTCGTTCGAAACTTCGCAAAAGCTGTTGTTTGCGTTGGCCGCGGAATGGGAATGCGGTTTGAATTTGATAGGCGAACGTTTTGCTTACACGTTGGAACGTCGGAACCACCCACCGAGGGAACGTTTTTCGCACGCGGAAAACCTGTCTCCAGCGGCACCCGAGCGGTACGTTTCCACGGTGCAACTGAGACGATCGCACGGTTGGTTCACGGGCTACTGCAAACAATCGAACATCGAGAACCACAATCACAACCTTCCGTCGATTCAACGGGCAAGACTGTGGTTTATTCGTGCGTCTAGTACATTGGAGGTCCACCAGAGTCGGTGTGTTCGCTGGCCATCGATAAACATTGGACACCGAAGCTACTTGAAGGGcgtgaagcaaataaacaatccCTTCGTTCCAGCTCTGCCACATGGCAAGGGAGGCAATTTTTAGCAACCAACCCGTTTGATGCCACCAACGGGGAAATGAGTGAGAAGAAGTTTATTTACGCGTCAAGACCGCGCACACgagtattattatttattgcaacCGTTCCCAATTCGCGGCTCCGCAGGCGAACGGCAAACATGCTTGCAGGGCTGCAAATATTGGCTCGCTCAAGTGTAGCTGAGGGTTTGCATTATCTGTTTTTGAgggggtgcatttttgaaCGGTAGCTTCATCAGCTGTAATATCGCCGTCGTGCAATCAAAGCAAGCATGTTCACTTTGTAAGCCGGTAGGTGAGACTGACGATCTGCGTCATAAACCGTGTTTCTGTGATGTCAGCTACGAAAATGATGATCGCTCAATTGTGGTGCCActtatttacatttaaaaatGGTGATTTCCGCACAATTTATCTTAAAATTTTTGCATGTCTGACTCGTCAAATCTAAATATGTGAGGTATCAGTTTAAATATAGCCTTAATAACCGTTAAAAATGACCTTCCTCGGCGGCGAATGGTAAAAGCTTAGCGATAAATAGTTATGATGAAAGCCAATTAAACGCCTCAAATGCAGGTCATTATTTCCTCCTACCGGTTCCCATATTTTTAGAACGCCCGCTACAGTTTATCCATCATTGGCTGCCCCCTTGTCGGCTGACGTCAAACGTTCAGGAACAGGATACAAAACATGACTCTTACGTTCGCATCCTAACACCTACATTGTCGGCAAGCGATCGTTCACCGTCGCCAGCAGCATTCCAACAACCATGCGTCCCCACGCAACCACGTGGTGGGGCAGAGACACGCGCTCCAAAATCCGACAGCATGTTCTAGGACTAATTTTATCAATCACAGGGGCTTTGATTTCACCGGCGGCACGCGTTTCGACGGGCAATTCCAGCCCCCGGGACCGGGGAGCTATtggacaaacaaaaccactctCTACCGGTTGTGTTTCAACAGGCGGTGACATTTATTTTGACACTCACAGCTTTATAAATGTGGTGTTCAGACGTATTAAATGGTTCATTTACATCTCCGCTGACATACGAGAAGAATTCCGTTCGGcgggaaacgaacgaacgaccgaCCGGGGATACGACACCCACGCAAGACCTCGGCTTTCAACCGCAACGTGAGAGTCCTGCCAGAGGGCAAACGGTCCAATAAATTATGCCTCATTTCATATTTCACTGTGCCGATTTAGTCTTTCGGCAAGTTTCCGTAccttcgttattttttttgtatttctccGACCGCGGAGCACCTACACTTTATCATTCCGCGCAGAGCGACGCGTGAAGTGTGCCACTTTcacttaatttatttttaatttattcaatttggaCAACTAACGACCTGCGAGTGACAAACGGCACAAACATGGCTTCCAGCGGGACCTCCAACCACGCGATCGATCATCGCTTAACGAACCATAATCATAAATCCTGCGGATCtgagctctttttttaatcTCGCTCTAtcgttttctcttctcttcagATGAGGCACAGCTTGTTCGCCGACAGGACGACATACTTTACGACATTCCGCCATCGTCCGGGGAGCATTTGGGGGACACGAAAGCGGGTGATGTCTACAACCGGATGTATGCGGATCGAGTGAACGGTAAGGTTTTAGCAACAATTTGTGCCTCGAAGGCTTCtcgaaattatttttttttgtttcgacttTTAGATTACATGTTTCTAACGGCCAACACCCAAATCCTGGAGGGCACGATCGTGTATGGTTACAAGGGACAAAATCTTAATCTCACCTGCATCGTCAAACACAACTATGACCGGCGGCCCAGTCACATCGTTTGGTACCATAAGAACGACGTGAGTAGGAACTGTCCCTTGAAGTTGTGCTCCGGTAACTCCGATGCTATCCGTCAATTTACAGATCGTTGCCTACGAGTCGCTGCGTAAACGAGGACGGTCATCCCTCAACAGCATCACGTCGTTTCATCTGATACGAAACGCCGAATTTGATGACGCTGGAAACTATACCTGCGCCCCGGAGCTGTACCCTAGCGCCAGCACCATTGTGCACATTCTAGATGGTAAGGATCGTTGCGTGATGTTGCACGCGATCGTTTAGTAGACAGTCTAATTTTAAAATACCGTCCCGCTCCGTTGCAGGCGAAGAAGCGCAAGAGTTTAACAGTTCCAATGGTGGGCAGATAAGTTCGGTGACGAACCTTCTCTACGGAGCGCTGCAGTTGTTCACGTCTCTGAATATACTTTACAATCACCGCGATAGGATGAGTTAGTGTAACATGGCCGCGAGCGATAATTCCACTGTGTAAATACTGTAAATAAACTAACTTGATGCCAAACGACTCAAAAATGgtgtgtttcatttgttcATTATCACTCTAGCATAGAATATTtccaaaatattcaataataAAGCTTTAGACGGCCATTTTACCTAACGACCATGTGCGTTGCTGctgaatgtttttttcatgctgAAATCGGTATTTCAAGCATAAGAtctattaatttaatttaaaatgaagTTTTATCACTTGATTTTAAAAGCTTTATGcctaattaataaataaaaaattaatttatttgtgcTTATTTGTAACGACTATGATTTTgacaaaaagcacatttaaaCCCTGTGAACTGACAACCCTCTCTTGACATTCTGACATGTCACCTTTGGCCCAAGTTGATTGTTAGCTATTACTTTCTAGCGAAGGTTCTACTATTTTCGATTAATAGTAGTTCACCGGTTAAAAATGTCTGACGAAGTGGCCAAGGCTCAGGCAGCCGATGCCGCAGCAAACGACACCATCTTCGGTAAGATTCTGCGCAACGAAATTCCGGCCAAGTTTATCTAT encodes:
- the LOC128726605 gene encoding twitchin-like; this translates as MLIILLCILGTTSAWYESVTSTRRYPEHPAAQPQWTDPYFDLSVSRNVTVREGETAILTCRVENQARYSISWVRHHDLHILAINGDTFTTDERFQALHDTQTNEWTLKITRTRRKDTGIYECQLSTMPVKSLQLYLIVLDEAQLVRRQDDILYDIPPSSGEHLGDTKAGDVYNRMYADRVNDYMFLTANTQILEGTIVYGYKGQNLNLTCIVKHNYDRRPSHIVWYHKNDIVAYESLRKRGRSSLNSITSFHLIRNAEFDDAGNYTCAPELYPSASTIVHILDGEEAQEFNSSNGGQISSVTNLLYGALQLFTSLNILYNHRDRMS